One genomic region from Candidatus Curtissbacteria bacterium encodes:
- a CDS encoding Fic family protein has product MQNLEGSENLSLSEDGEKRKIAEGGMLAAHFVRKVSMGRKVDGRRYGFDGDYVRAINKRVAAGADWGGRLREENLGIDEFDAVSWHEVPTRFYLYSNWLDTQMREVTSNPDDIVLALETAAAAHYGLTQPELHPFAFGNGRTARALVNGILMTCADELRLYKIALPPIPILRDYNEDRDRRYIKALRSVRETGTLNPLMTVLANRWSQNLGELLERIHKELGIPKNPADKRMIETLERRKDRLDEFAGHSESSNKNVQKKMKNGYHQYWVPNYFDPVWMKGGSGN; this is encoded by the coding sequence ATGCAAAATCTTGAAGGTTCAGAGAATCTGTCTTTGTCTGAGGATGGTGAAAAGAGAAAAATAGCAGAAGGTGGGATGTTAGCGGCGCATTTCGTTAGAAAAGTGTCAATGGGGAGAAAGGTGGATGGCAGGAGATACGGTTTTGATGGTGATTACGTAAGGGCAATTAATAAAAGGGTGGCCGCCGGTGCTGACTGGGGAGGTCGGCTTAGGGAGGAGAATTTAGGTATAGATGAATTTGATGCCGTAAGCTGGCATGAGGTGCCGACAAGATTTTATTTGTATTCTAACTGGTTGGACACTCAGATGAGAGAGGTTACATCCAACCCTGATGATATTGTTCTTGCTCTCGAGACTGCTGCAGCTGCACATTACGGGCTTACTCAACCAGAGCTCCATCCTTTTGCGTTTGGAAATGGTAGAACTGCAAGGGCTTTGGTCAATGGAATTTTAATGACCTGTGCTGATGAGCTTAGGCTCTACAAAATAGCTCTCCCTCCAATTCCAATTCTTCGAGATTACAATGAGGATCGAGATCGGAGATATATAAAAGCCTTAAGGTCTGTCAGGGAAACTGGAACACTTAATCCCTTAATGACTGTTTTGGCCAACAGATGGTCTCAAAATTTAGGAGAACTTTTGGAAAGAATCCACAAGGAGCTTGGGATTCCTAAAAATCCAGCTGATAAAAGAATGATCGAAACCTTGGAGAGGAGAAAAGATAGGCTCGATGAATTTGCTGGTCATTCCGAAAGCTCGAATAAAAATGTACAAAAAAAAATGAAGAATGGTTATCATCAGTACTGGGTTCCCAATTACTTTGATCCGGTTTGGATGAAGGGTGGTAGTGGCAATTAA
- a CDS encoding NADP-dependent phosphogluconate dehydrogenase encodes MKLGFIGLGKMGNRMVIKLLGEGHEVVVWNRTKAKVDELKEEAASNWKLSDAESVADLVKKAGGDEPGPRIIWSMLPAGEATDEILEEVGKHVKEGDIVIDGGNSKFTDTDRRFGEFTSKGVEYLGIGVSGGIIAVEEGYPLMVGGSLTAYEYIEPILDSLAKPGGGHQYFGEGGAGHFVKMVHNAIEYGIMESIGEGFGLLAESPHNLDLLKVAQLYQKGTLVSGFMMARTIEVLQNDPELKTIKGIIGKASFETIWAVEEAKKRDLIFDIIERSLEIRNESEKDPKIQKSVAAKIVAGQRDAFGGHGVEKEEK; translated from the coding sequence ATGAAACTTGGATTCATAGGCCTAGGCAAAATGGGTAACAGAATGGTCATTAAACTTCTTGGTGAAGGACATGAAGTTGTAGTTTGGAATAGAACAAAGGCGAAGGTCGATGAGCTAAAAGAGGAAGCTGCTAGTAATTGGAAACTTTCTGACGCTGAATCAGTTGCTGACCTAGTTAAAAAAGCTGGCGGAGATGAGCCGGGGCCAAGAATTATTTGGTCGATGTTACCAGCAGGGGAAGCGACCGATGAAATTCTTGAGGAAGTTGGAAAGCATGTAAAAGAAGGCGACATTGTAATTGACGGAGGGAACTCTAAATTCACAGATACTGACAGAAGATTTGGCGAATTTACATCAAAAGGAGTTGAATATTTGGGTATTGGAGTTTCCGGTGGAATTATAGCAGTAGAAGAGGGTTATCCTCTGATGGTTGGCGGAAGTTTGACTGCTTACGAATATATCGAGCCGATTTTAGATTCTCTGGCAAAACCTGGGGGCGGACATCAATATTTTGGAGAAGGTGGAGCGGGGCATTTTGTGAAGATGGTTCATAACGCAATTGAGTATGGGATTATGGAATCTATTGGTGAAGGATTTGGGCTGTTGGCCGAGTCTCCACACAATTTGGATTTATTGAAAGTAGCACAGCTTTACCAAAAAGGGACACTGGTTTCTGGTTTTATGATGGCGAGGACAATTGAAGTTTTGCAAAACGATCCAGAACTGAAAACTATTAAAGGAATAATAGGCAAGGCTTCGTTTGAGACTATTTGGGCTGTCGAGGAAGCGAAAAAGAGGGATTTGATTTTTGACATTATTGAGAGATCCCTTGAAATTAGAAACGAGTCCGAAAAAGATCCTAAAATTCAAAAATCTGTTGCTGCCAAGATAGTTGCCGGCCAAAGAGATGCTTTTGGTGGTCATGGTGTAGAAAAGGAAGAGAAATAA
- a CDS encoding Gmad2 immunoglobulin-like domain-containing protein — MNVRSFQVGLVVIAILILASIGVFQLFRSRVLNKPKSPTPTPLVVATPSPTGGFGNMVSPTPIAGTTPPSQPATGSDTQEVRNVGITVNLPLSKSVVSSPVKVSGQANVFEGNVQIRVKDAKGNILGLGSATACMDYDACPFEASVVFEPSTTSTGTVEVFSPSGHDGSSQHLQIVHIKFN; from the coding sequence ATGAATGTAAGAAGTTTCCAAGTCGGGTTAGTAGTAATAGCAATTCTTATCCTTGCTTCAATTGGCGTTTTCCAACTTTTCAGAAGCAGGGTCCTTAACAAGCCCAAAAGTCCCACACCTACACCACTAGTAGTCGCAACTCCATCACCCACGGGTGGCTTTGGCAATATGGTTTCTCCTACTCCAATCGCGGGAACAACACCACCGTCACAACCGGCAACCGGCTCAGACACTCAAGAAGTTAGAAATGTCGGCATAACAGTTAATCTACCCCTGTCAAAATCAGTAGTTTCTTCGCCAGTCAAGGTATCAGGGCAGGCCAATGTTTTCGAGGGGAATGTACAAATTAGAGTAAAAGATGCAAAGGGCAATATTCTAGGTCTTGGAAGCGCCACTGCTTGCATGGACTACGACGCGTGCCCGTTCGAAGCATCAGTAGTTTTTGAACCTTCAACAACGTCTACAGGAACAGTAGAGGTTTTTAGTCCTTCAGGCCACGACGGTTCTTCACAACACCTCCAAATCGTACACATCAAGTTTAATTAA
- a CDS encoding YbaB/EbfC family nucleoid-associated protein, whose amino-acid sequence MFDKLQQLKELKKMRDDAMRIQKALDEEVVEIERNGVKVKLTLAQRFIEINANGHDDSDVVEAVNEAVKESQKEAAKKMQGMVGMDGLKGMFGQ is encoded by the coding sequence ATGTTTGACAAGTTACAACAATTAAAAGAACTCAAAAAGATGCGCGATGACGCGATGCGGATTCAGAAGGCGCTCGACGAGGAAGTCGTAGAAATTGAAAGAAATGGTGTTAAGGTCAAACTAACACTCGCTCAAAGATTTATCGAAATCAATGCAAATGGTCATGACGATAGCGATGTCGTTGAAGCTGTAAACGAAGCTGTAAAAGAAAGCCAAAAAGAGGCAGCCAAAAAGATGCAAGGCATGGTTGGTATGGATGGCCTCAAGGGCATGTTCGGGCAGTAA
- a CDS encoding phage holin family protein — MVSILASWLLSALAIFLVASYLPGIHVDNFVTSLVVALALGVVNAFIKPILVVLTLPINMVTLGLFTFVINAALIYGVSLVVPGFAIDGWLPALLAAVVLWLISTLIHFVMFPVKAA, encoded by the coding sequence ATGGTAAGCATTCTCGCAAGTTGGTTACTTTCCGCACTAGCAATTTTTCTCGTTGCGTCTTATCTTCCAGGGATTCATGTCGACAACTTCGTTACGTCTTTAGTCGTAGCTTTAGCCCTCGGAGTAGTTAACGCTTTCATAAAACCCATTCTCGTTGTCTTAACCCTACCCATAAATATGGTCACTCTAGGGCTTTTCACCTTCGTTATTAATGCGGCTTTGATATATGGAGTTTCTCTTGTTGTCCCAGGTTTTGCAATCGACGGGTGGCTCCCAGCCCTGCTCGCCGCTGTTGTTCTTTGGCTCATCAGCACATTGATTCATTTCGTAATGTTCCCCGTTAAAGCTGCCTAA
- a CDS encoding replication-associated recombination protein A has product MISGDDLFSNTNTENVPLADRMRPQSLKEFFGQEHLVGEGKILHEALGADKLFSAIFWGPPGSGKTTLAQIIANETNADFVKISAVVSNVSEMKKIIEAAKERSNLYSKKTILFIDEIHRFNKAQQDILLPHVEGGTVTLIGATTENPSFEVIGPLLSRSRVLTLQPLTDDQIKKIINLALKDAKRGLGKKKFKVEKDALNTLALAANGDARFALTTLEIAADISKSGVIKLVNIKEAMQRKVAAYDKKGDYHYDTISAFIKSMRAGKTDAAIHYLARMIDAGEDPIFIARRMVIFASEDIGNAQPTALVLATSTMQAVHMIGMPEAALILAQTVAYLSEAPKSISSTEAISAAISDVQKLGLDPIPLHLRNAPTKLMKELGYGRGHVRYPWRDDENAGGNEYMPKNLVGKKYYISPRSRSSDVTSRSAHSYKNLRKA; this is encoded by the coding sequence ATGATAAGTGGCGATGATCTTTTCAGTAATACAAATACAGAGAATGTTCCTTTGGCAGACAGGATGAGACCTCAAAGCCTTAAGGAGTTCTTTGGGCAAGAACATTTGGTCGGAGAAGGAAAAATTCTTCATGAAGCATTAGGCGCGGATAAGTTATTTTCTGCCATTTTTTGGGGTCCACCAGGAAGTGGAAAAACGACCCTTGCGCAAATAATTGCCAATGAAACAAATGCGGATTTTGTGAAGATTTCTGCCGTTGTTTCTAACGTTAGTGAAATGAAGAAGATAATTGAAGCGGCGAAGGAAAGAAGTAACCTCTATTCCAAAAAGACAATTTTATTTATTGACGAAATTCACAGATTTAATAAAGCCCAGCAGGATATTTTGCTTCCTCATGTAGAGGGCGGGACGGTAACTTTGATTGGGGCGACGACCGAAAACCCGTCGTTTGAAGTCATTGGGCCACTGCTTTCTAGATCTCGCGTTCTGACCCTTCAGCCACTTACGGATGATCAAATAAAGAAAATTATTAACCTAGCACTCAAGGATGCTAAAAGAGGCCTTGGTAAAAAGAAGTTCAAGGTTGAAAAGGATGCTCTTAACACTCTTGCGCTTGCAGCAAATGGTGATGCACGATTTGCGCTGACGACTCTTGAAATTGCCGCTGATATTTCGAAGAGCGGTGTTATAAAGCTTGTGAATATTAAAGAAGCAATGCAGAGAAAGGTTGCTGCTTACGACAAAAAGGGTGATTACCATTACGACACAATTTCGGCTTTTATAAAAAGCATGAGAGCGGGCAAGACGGATGCTGCGATTCACTATTTGGCACGGATGATTGATGCGGGTGAAGACCCTATTTTTATTGCGAGAAGGATGGTAATTTTCGCGAGTGAAGACATAGGTAATGCTCAACCGACGGCTTTGGTTCTTGCAACAAGTACGATGCAGGCGGTGCATATGATCGGCATGCCGGAGGCTGCTTTGATTTTGGCTCAAACTGTTGCCTATCTTTCAGAAGCACCAAAGAGTATTTCTTCGACAGAGGCGATTTCTGCCGCTATTTCAGATGTACAAAAACTCGGGCTTGATCCAATTCCACTGCATTTGAGAAATGCTCCAACTAAACTTATGAAAGAGCTGGGATATGGCCGAGGTCATGTTAGGTATCCCTGGAGGGACGATGAAAACGCTGGAGGCAACGAATATATGCCGAAAAATTTAGTTGGTAAAAAATACTATATCAGCCCTCGCTCACGCTCGTCTGATGTAACTTCTCGCTCCGCTCACAGTTATAAAAATCTCCGAAAAGCTTAA
- the recR gene encoding recombination mediator RecR yields the protein MKVPKSVANLIEAFESLPGIGPKTAARLTYYLLHAPDSLSEKLSEATRDLKTNTKICSICQNITEHDPCEICEDADRDQTIICIVEDPLDVWAIEKSGSFGGLYHVLHGVIAPLENVGPEDLRINELLSRLKDEKVKELIMATNPSMEGEATAMYIQRLVKPLGLKVTRIARGIPIGAELEYADEVTVRRALEGRKDF from the coding sequence GTGAAAGTTCCAAAAAGTGTTGCTAATTTAATCGAAGCTTTTGAAAGCTTGCCTGGGATTGGCCCAAAGACCGCGGCGAGGCTTACTTACTATCTTCTGCACGCTCCGGACTCGCTTTCCGAAAAACTTTCGGAAGCCACACGCGATTTAAAAACAAATACTAAAATTTGTTCTATTTGCCAGAATATTACAGAACATGACCCGTGCGAGATTTGTGAGGATGCCGATCGCGATCAGACGATTATTTGTATCGTGGAGGATCCGCTGGATGTTTGGGCGATAGAAAAATCCGGAAGTTTTGGAGGTTTATACCACGTTTTGCATGGAGTAATTGCGCCTCTTGAGAATGTTGGTCCAGAAGACCTTAGAATAAATGAACTTTTGAGTCGACTTAAGGATGAAAAAGTAAAGGAACTTATTATGGCAACAAACCCGTCGATGGAAGGTGAAGCAACAGCAATGTACATTCAAAGATTAGTAAAACCTCTGGGATTAAAAGTTACGAGAATCGCCAGGGGAATTCCTATCGGTGCAGAGTTGGAATACGCAGACGAGGTTACAGTCCGCAGAGCTCTCGAAGGTCGCAAAGACTTTTAA
- the cysS gene encoding cysteine--tRNA ligase: MAIKLYNFLPKKVEEFNPINAKSVGMYTCGPTVYDYVHIGNWRTFVFEDVLKRVLRFNDFDVTHVMNITDIDDKIIKKAADEGVDYKKITEKFEEAFFDDFEKLNIESEEDAPREVRRETNMFEQYPRATESIDAMIVLIQKLLEKGVAYKGDDGIYFSVEKFPNYGKLSGLSKGNLKKGARVNADLYDKESWADFALWKFPSSPKASGGQVKKEPSWPAPFGEGRPGWHIECSAMSMKALGETFDIHAGGVDLLFPHHENEIAQSEAATGKKFVNYWMEGEHLLVEGEKMSKSLNNIYTLADISEKGFDTLALRYLFLTAHYRSKLNFTWESLQGAGNALNNLREEVASWNEVEKEAWEGLPDFEKDFKNAINNDLDMPRAVAVMWDMVKSDNPTVRKHESILVMDKVLGLGLERIKKAELPEGAKELIEKREAVRKTGDFEESDNMRGELAKMGVEVEDTPQGPKWKVKQR; encoded by the coding sequence GTGGCAATTAAGCTTTATAATTTTCTCCCCAAAAAAGTAGAAGAGTTTAATCCGATCAATGCCAAGAGCGTCGGGATGTATACCTGTGGCCCGACGGTTTACGACTATGTCCACATTGGCAATTGGCGTACCTTTGTTTTTGAAGACGTTTTAAAGCGTGTTTTGAGATTTAATGATTTTGATGTGACGCATGTTATGAATATAACCGACATCGACGACAAGATAATTAAAAAAGCCGCTGATGAAGGAGTCGACTATAAGAAGATAACAGAAAAATTCGAAGAAGCGTTTTTTGATGATTTTGAAAAATTAAATATAGAATCCGAAGAGGATGCACCGAGAGAAGTTCGTAGAGAAACAAATATGTTCGAACAGTATCCTAGGGCAACCGAGAGTATTGACGCAATGATAGTCCTGATCCAAAAACTTCTCGAAAAAGGTGTTGCCTACAAAGGGGACGATGGAATTTATTTTTCGGTTGAAAAATTTCCAAATTACGGTAAACTTTCTGGGCTTTCTAAAGGTAATTTGAAAAAGGGCGCGAGGGTTAACGCTGATTTATACGATAAAGAAAGCTGGGCGGATTTCGCGCTTTGGAAGTTCCCTTCTTCGCCAAAGGCTTCGGGAGGGCAAGTAAAAAAGGAGCCCAGTTGGCCGGCGCCATTTGGAGAAGGTAGACCGGGTTGGCATATCGAGTGTTCTGCTATGAGCATGAAAGCTCTTGGCGAAACGTTTGATATCCATGCCGGTGGTGTAGATTTGCTGTTTCCTCACCACGAAAACGAAATTGCGCAAAGTGAGGCGGCGACCGGGAAGAAATTCGTTAATTATTGGATGGAGGGTGAGCATCTACTTGTTGAGGGAGAAAAGATGTCTAAAAGCTTGAACAATATTTATACGCTTGCCGATATTTCTGAAAAAGGATTTGATACTCTCGCGCTCCGCTATTTGTTTCTGACGGCACATTACAGGTCTAAACTTAACTTTACTTGGGAAAGTCTACAGGGTGCGGGCAATGCGCTGAACAATTTGCGGGAGGAAGTCGCCAGTTGGAATGAGGTCGAAAAGGAGGCGTGGGAAGGTTTACCTGATTTTGAAAAAGATTTTAAAAACGCGATCAACAACGATTTGGACATGCCGCGAGCAGTTGCTGTGATGTGGGATATGGTTAAAAGCGATAATCCAACTGTTCGAAAGCACGAATCAATTTTGGTGATGGATAAGGTTTTGGGGCTTGGGCTGGAGAGAATTAAAAAAGCAGAATTGCCAGAAGGCGCGAAAGAACTAATTGAAAAAAGAGAGGCAGTGAGGAAGACGGGAGATTTTGAAGAGTCGGATAATATGAGGGGAGAGTTAGCAAAGATGGGGGTTGAGGTTGAGGATACACCGCAGGGGCCAAAGTGGAAGGTCAAACAGCGATAA
- a CDS encoding FAD synthase: MKRVMVFGAFDGLHPGHINFFNQAIKHGDYLIVSVGTDKNVFKIKGKKPLFSQNERLSLVENVALVDKAVLGAEEDFYGELKKYEPDFICLGYDQWASEEEVSHGLKKAGLLKTKVVRLKPYKETKAKSTHLKKRSVDF, translated from the coding sequence ATGAAGCGAGTGATGGTTTTCGGCGCATTTGACGGATTGCACCCCGGCCACATTAATTTTTTTAACCAAGCCATAAAGCATGGTGATTATCTGATTGTTTCTGTTGGAACTGACAAAAACGTTTTTAAAATAAAAGGCAAGAAACCCTTGTTCTCTCAAAACGAAAGGCTATCGCTTGTGGAAAACGTCGCCTTGGTGGATAAAGCAGTTCTTGGTGCGGAAGAAGATTTTTACGGAGAACTAAAAAAATACGAACCAGATTTTATTTGTTTGGGCTACGATCAGTGGGCGAGTGAGGAAGAGGTTAGTCACGGTTTAAAAAAAGCTGGCCTTTTAAAAACTAAAGTCGTAAGACTTAAACCCTATAAAGAAACTAAAGCTAAGTCAACTCATTTGAAAAAGCGCTCAGTAGATTTCTAA
- the zwf gene encoding glucose-6-phosphate dehydrogenase encodes MPTTSEIENIKKSPATFVVFGATGDLARKRIFPALFKLYKANLLPTAFKIIAAARTEHSSENFRAIVDESLSAVDKEKIPSFFEKIQYVPLDVAEDKNLTEVTNAISEFEKEAAGCVKRIYYMAISPTILEEAVENLGKNGLHLACQNHNDNKPLVIVEKPFGQDLKSAQKIAQVLSKYFVQDQIYRIDHYLGKETVQNIFAFRFANELFESLWNNKFIDHIQITTAENIGVEKRGAFYDKTGALRDIIQNHIIQLLALIAMEEPEDSSSKSIKEKKLEVIKNIKKLTPEEIKTSTVRGQYEGYLEEENIEPNSKTESYAMTKLFIENERWQGVPFYLRTGKRLTGKVTSIILQFKDRQHKIFEGFENPNIPNTITIQIQPNEGIGIRLTAKKPGLTSEFEPVAMEFCYKTSFDTPQPEAYERLLLDVILGNQSLFISQEEIEESWKVIDPIEEAWSKNEVPLTVYKPGTWGAEEAEEILKKDGREWLQPILTICKI; translated from the coding sequence ATGCCAACCACATCCGAGATCGAAAATATTAAAAAGTCCCCAGCTACATTTGTAGTCTTTGGCGCAACTGGAGACCTTGCAAGAAAGAGGATTTTTCCGGCTCTTTTTAAGCTTTACAAGGCGAATCTTTTACCAACCGCTTTCAAAATAATAGCGGCAGCAAGAACCGAACATTCTTCCGAAAATTTCAGGGCCATTGTTGACGAATCACTAAGCGCTGTTGATAAAGAGAAAATCCCATCGTTTTTTGAAAAGATCCAATATGTCCCCTTGGATGTTGCAGAAGACAAAAACCTAACAGAAGTAACAAATGCCATCAGCGAATTTGAAAAAGAGGCTGCAGGCTGCGTCAAAAGAATTTATTACATGGCAATTTCTCCAACCATCTTGGAAGAAGCGGTCGAGAATTTAGGGAAAAATGGTCTGCACCTCGCGTGTCAAAACCATAACGACAATAAGCCGCTTGTAATTGTCGAGAAACCTTTCGGACAAGATTTAAAATCTGCGCAAAAAATAGCGCAAGTCCTTTCTAAATATTTTGTCCAAGATCAAATCTACAGAATAGACCATTATCTTGGCAAGGAAACTGTCCAAAATATTTTCGCCTTCAGATTTGCAAATGAACTGTTTGAATCTCTTTGGAACAACAAGTTCATAGACCACATCCAAATAACGACGGCAGAAAATATTGGCGTCGAAAAACGTGGTGCGTTTTACGATAAAACAGGAGCATTAAGAGATATTATCCAAAACCACATTATTCAACTTCTTGCGCTAATTGCAATGGAAGAGCCAGAAGACTCATCGTCCAAATCGATAAAAGAAAAAAAATTAGAGGTAATTAAAAACATTAAAAAATTAACCCCCGAAGAAATCAAAACTTCCACAGTAAGAGGACAGTACGAAGGATATCTGGAAGAAGAAAACATAGAACCAAACTCAAAAACGGAATCATATGCTATGACAAAGTTATTTATAGAAAATGAAAGATGGCAAGGAGTCCCTTTTTACCTAAGAACTGGAAAAAGATTAACTGGAAAGGTAACCTCGATCATTCTTCAATTTAAAGATCGTCAACACAAAATATTTGAAGGTTTCGAAAATCCAAATATTCCTAACACGATTACTATTCAAATCCAGCCCAATGAAGGCATCGGCATCAGGCTCACCGCCAAAAAACCAGGGCTTACCAGCGAATTCGAACCCGTTGCTATGGAGTTCTGCTACAAAACTTCATTCGATACCCCGCAACCAGAAGCATACGAAAGACTACTGCTTGACGTAATACTTGGTAATCAAAGCCTATTTATTTCTCAGGAAGAAATAGAAGAAAGTTGGAAAGTCATAGATCCTATAGAGGAAGCATGGAGCAAAAACGAAGTACCTTTAACCGTTTATAAACCTGGAACATGGGGGGCCGAAGAAGCAGAAGAAATTCTTAAAAAAGATGGCCGCGAGTGGCTCCAACCGATTCTCACTATCTGTAAGATTTAA
- a CDS encoding Fic family protein, with amino-acid sequence MFQPRYTITDKLLANIKRIDSLVSNLNNKHFSNVVLLELERSAREVSSYASTSIEGNPLPLTEVKKILKSKPSHIRDSEREVLNYNQALQDLNRKLAEGTIEISISLILNIQKQITAGLLPSFESGQLREKAVVVNDSRTRQTVYLPPDVKDVELLLEDLIKFINENINVIDSLILAGVFHKQMVVIHPFMDGSGRTTRLVTKVLLAALGLNTFNLFSFENYYNKNVTRYFQTVGEFGNYYEIVDKQDFTNWLEYFTEGIIDELLRVQKMLPQSAVNPDNELQPYHLKMLEYIREKGFIADPAYAKLTSRAKATRALDFKKLIELGLIERKGRGRATYYVLKEK; translated from the coding sequence ATGTTTCAGCCTCGATATACGATCACAGACAAGCTTTTAGCAAACATCAAAAGAATTGACTCTTTAGTTTCCAATCTCAATAATAAACATTTCTCAAACGTAGTACTTCTTGAACTTGAGAGAAGTGCGCGTGAAGTCTCAAGTTATGCTTCAACAAGCATTGAGGGAAATCCGTTACCACTAACAGAGGTCAAAAAGATTCTTAAATCAAAACCTTCCCATATTCGGGACAGTGAGCGCGAAGTATTAAATTACAATCAAGCGCTGCAAGACCTAAACAGAAAGCTTGCCGAAGGAACGATAGAAATATCTATAAGTCTCATTCTTAACATTCAAAAACAAATAACAGCAGGCTTGCTTCCGTCTTTTGAGTCAGGGCAGCTTAGAGAAAAAGCAGTTGTTGTAAATGATTCAAGAACAAGACAGACGGTATATCTTCCTCCTGATGTCAAAGATGTGGAGTTGCTACTTGAGGATTTAATCAAGTTCATAAATGAAAATATAAATGTAATTGACTCTCTAATTCTTGCTGGTGTATTTCATAAACAAATGGTTGTAATTCACCCGTTTATGGATGGAAGCGGGAGAACAACCAGACTTGTTACAAAAGTTTTACTGGCGGCTTTAGGACTCAATACGTTTAATCTTTTTAGCTTTGAAAACTATTACAACAAAAATGTCACAAGATACTTTCAGACGGTTGGAGAATTTGGTAATTATTACGAGATTGTTGACAAGCAAGACTTTACTAATTGGCTTGAATATTTTACAGAAGGGATTATTGACGAACTCTTGCGGGTTCAGAAAATGCTTCCGCAGTCTGCGGTAAATCCTGATAATGAGCTGCAACCATACCACCTTAAAATGCTTGAGTACATTCGCGAAAAAGGCTTTATTGCCGACCCGGCTTATGCAAAGCTCACAAGCCGTGCAAAAGCAACAAGAGCGCTTGATTTTAAAAAACTAATTGAGCTTGGGTTAATTGAGAGAAAAGGTCGTGGACGGGCAACCTATTATGTTTTAAAGGAAAAATAA
- the raiA gene encoding ribosome-associated translation inhibitor RaiA has protein sequence MNIIVSGIHLKEFPEVEEYAKEKVKKLAKFHSKIDLIEVRLISQKSHRDKEQDYYCEIEIDIPGKNLSIVDVEHSVDKAIDKAVERMKRLLVKVKEKKISKQHKEGIVTKIAKRFPF, from the coding sequence ATGAATATAATAGTCTCCGGCATTCACCTCAAAGAATTCCCAGAAGTAGAAGAATACGCAAAAGAAAAAGTAAAAAAGTTAGCTAAATTCCACTCCAAAATAGACCTAATTGAAGTCCGTTTGATATCACAAAAATCTCATCGCGACAAAGAACAAGATTACTATTGTGAGATAGAAATAGACATACCAGGAAAAAATCTTTCGATTGTAGACGTTGAACACTCGGTGGACAAAGCCATAGATAAAGCAGTTGAACGAATGAAGAGACTTCTCGTCAAAGTTAAGGAGAAAAAAATTTCCAAACAGCACAAAGAAGGAATCGTAACAAAAATTGCTAAAAGATTTCCTTTCTAA
- a CDS encoding 6-phosphogluconolactonase, which produces MIDVVKVKNRNEGQDKAHDLLKRLVDDKTLLALSGGTSPDYKRMIVKPGDIRPGAICVVDDRFGKPFHKDSTEFLLKESGVKDCADDYCMEAHKILKGEDLITTGKIYAEEIEELFGRFSKRVGLMGVGTNLHTGGIFPYSLAAKSPELAVGETVDDKYKKRVSITLKALGQFTGFIILMFGKEKKDAIKTMLDEAENDMQKYPAIFYRKSKIKSYLITDQNV; this is translated from the coding sequence ATGATTGATGTCGTTAAAGTTAAAAATCGAAATGAGGGGCAAGACAAGGCGCATGATCTTTTAAAAAGGTTAGTCGATGATAAAACTCTGCTGGCCCTTAGCGGGGGAACTTCTCCTGATTATAAACGAATGATTGTTAAGCCAGGCGATATTAGACCTGGGGCAATTTGCGTTGTAGACGATCGGTTTGGAAAACCATTCCATAAAGACAGCACGGAGTTTCTTCTAAAAGAATCAGGCGTCAAAGATTGTGCAGACGACTATTGCATGGAAGCTCACAAGATTTTAAAGGGGGAAGATCTAATAACAACCGGGAAAATTTATGCGGAAGAAATCGAAGAATTATTTGGAAGGTTTAGTAAAAGGGTCGGTCTAATGGGGGTTGGGACAAATTTACATACTGGTGGAATTTTTCCTTACAGTTTGGCTGCAAAATCTCCGGAGCTTGCCGTTGGGGAAACAGTTGATGATAAATACAAGAAGAGGGTTTCAATAACCCTAAAAGCATTGGGGCAATTTACTGGCTTTATAATTTTGATGTTTGGAAAAGAAAAAAAAGATGCAATTAAAACAATGCTAGATGAAGCGGAAAATGATATGCAAAAGTATCCTGCGATTTTTTACAGAAAATCGAAAATCAAATCTTACTTAATTACAGACCAAAACGTATAA